In the Arachis ipaensis cultivar K30076 chromosome B04, Araip1.1, whole genome shotgun sequence genome, ACTAATTCCATATTTGTAATAATAGCTTTACTTTCAGATttttcaaaaagattttttttcataaaacatTTTATTATACTATAGAAATCTTCAATATATTTACCAACAATAACATTATTATAGGTAGGAACCTATATTTTACATACTCACTAAGACTACTCCCCTATTAACTTTCTCCATCCTTActaattttaattcaaaaataaatttcctcaatttttttcaattgtttAGTAAAGTATAATCTCTCATCTTACACTctttaaataagataaaaaaaatgtaaaaacaaatattaaaaaatgaaaaatatactttatcaaataattaaaaaaattaaaaagttccATTCCTCCTTAATCCATCATCTTTTTTCTCTTTTACTACACCCCCATTAATTTACAAATGCCTTCACATACTGTCAACTACTATTAGAATGAGTTAATATTATTTCATTGTTAATTTTAtcaaaaattactaaaaaaaatgtttaaaCATACGCAATGAATGTTGTAGTCAACAAACTACTATAATATTACCATTGTGAATAAATTGAAGAAATCagtaaaaaaatcaaattaaaaataaaaataaaaaaattaactcataaaaaatttaaaatatccgAATTAaagttttatatttataaaataaaNNNNNNNNNNNNNNNNNNNNNNNNNNNNNNNNNNNNNNNNNNNNNNNNNNNNNNNNNNNNNNNNNNNNNNNNNNNNNNNNNNNNNNNNNNNNNNNNNNNNNNNNNNNNNNNNNNNNNNNNNNNNNNNNNNNNNNNNNNNNNNNNNNNNNNNNNNNNNNNNNNNNNNNNNNNNNNNNNNNNNNNNNNNNNNNNNNNNNNNNNNNNNNNNNNNNNNNNNNNNNNNNNNNNNNNNNNNNNNNNNNNNNNNNNNNNNNNNNNNNNNNNNNNNNNNNNNNNNNNNNNNNNNNNNNNNNNNNNNNNNNNNNNNNNNNNNNNNNNNNNNNNNNNNNNNNNNNNNNNNNNNNNNNNNNNNNNNNNNNNNNNNNNNNNNNNNNNNNNNNNNNNNNNNaaaaataaataaatttataactaaaattaaaataaattaaataaaaataaactatttGATGAAAGATatctatatgtattataatttgtatatatattattaagaAGCATGATAGCATAGTGATGGTAGATGGTGCTTCTTTCTTTGAGAGGAGGGGTGAAATTCATTACTTTGTAACAAGGGCACTCAAGTTTCAGAATTACCTTAAACTAATAATAAATGAGAACATTTAATGTTCTGTGTAAATACACCGTGTAAGTTGAAGATTGTTCAACCCAacttactaaaaaaataaaatacatattgcATGAACCTATTATAAaatgagtgttttttttttttcttgcaaaAGATAATTACTCATTTTGCCAAAGCCACATGAAATGTGTTTCATTTAAACACATTCAGTTTTCAACACCCTCGTACAAAATACTCTTTAATCACAGACGCATTAATGTTGTGAAATTGTATTTGTTGTGTTTTTAAGCAACTATTTTCACTTTTGCATATGgttgaaaataataattattttattttatttagaaaaaatACTATAAATTTATATACCTAAATATAACGGTTAACGGTTAGGTGCCTTCAAGATTCCATTAATCTTTCATTTCGGGAGTCTTTTGGTTATCCAAAAATGTTGCAGCGGATTGAAAAGTTGGAATCTCCATCATAAGTTTAGAGAAGCAAATTCTTTTGCAGATAAAGTGGTTTTACATGAACATGATttaaaatataattgtcaatttGTCATATATTTCCTCTTGCCTCCTTATATTTTTCTTAAGTTCTTTGCAGATTGAGTTAGAACCATGTTTCACAGAATAGTGATCGTGTAATCTGTTTTTTCTTAGACATTTTTGCcctttgtttttaaaaataaatatattttattttctacgaGTCTACATTAATTTTACCGTTACATATAGTCTAAAATATCATTTTGATTCTCAAAATAATCAAGGTTTTACAAAATAATCATTAAAAGACAGAATAACATTTTGATTTTCCAAAAATAATCTCAATTTGACAAAATACaccaaatataaataaatttaaaggactttaaaaaaagaaaataattttatcATCTAATTTTGATGATTTTACGCTTAGTTGATATTTTTGACGATTTTTACATGAATGACAAAAAATTGAAAACACATTctagaaatcaattttttttctaaaatttttgtaTGTACCTCGTAAATAATTTTCTAATTAttccaacaaaaaattaaatcaaatatatAAGTCGTGACACATAAAAGAAAGTAATACTTTCTCAAATAAGAATTATCTTTAAAAataccaaaatattttttttatcagggACCATTTTatcaaaaattgaaatttttgttTGTCAAAATTATAGTTTACTGACCGTATGTATTATGAAAAAATGAAAGAGAAACCACAACCATTGGACTTTACTATCAATACCTATctttgttaaaaatttaatttgacaCTAACATATATAAGCTATTAGtgctttgtttatttatttatttggtttaTCAGTATTTACTGTGGACAACTGTGAACCAGTAACTAATTTCGTTACCATTTGGATCTCCAATTAAAATTACACACTTAGTTTGGTTGGACAATTGGCTGCAAAATTCTCTCAATTTGCAAAATTGAAAGACCAACACATAACCACTTGATTAAGAAGTTTAATGAGATAATTAGATAAAGCAACTACTAAACCACCCCACCACATTTATTATGTGTTTTATTCATCACCTTCTGTCCTCACATTGTCCATGTAAATTATCAACAAACAAAATCATTTAAAAaggattaagaaaaaaattataaaagatgTGAGTGCAAGAGGGAGTGAGGACTCAGATGAGTAAGGCAAAATGAGCATCAAATCCGGTAACAGAAAAACCGCCAGCAGCAGTTAAGCTGGGCAGTCGTAACACCTGGATCTGCCGCTACATGGTTTCTTCATTGTACCTCTGCTTCCTACATGGCGGACATAGACACTGATTCAAATGTGCTTGTTTTGAATTGGTGTCTATGTCCGCGAAGATTACAGCACTCTAGCAATAAAATTAAGGAGAAACTCTTGCATAGTCCTAAATACACATTTTTTGTTGTCTTCAAAACATAAAAAGTTTTCATAAGTGTTAAAGACGAAAACGAAAATAAAGATTTTTGAGAATAGAAACCAAGAACTTATATAAGGAAGCAcattaaaaagtaaaagtaaacagACTAAGAATTTTAGATTGATATCCAAATCTGAGAAGCAGTTCACATGGCATCATCATGAAATATACAAGCACACGAATGTCCTGCAAAGAGTTTGCGGGTCAGCGAGACTTAATACACATGAGCAGGGCTTTAATTTAGCCGCGCCATAATCACAAAGACAAATTTCCCATTGTTTTCTCTAAACTCCTTTTTTATCACCATCACAATGCAGCTTAGCCGGACTTAAAGAGCAAAACTGCTTTCTGGTCTAAGTAGAAGTAAAGGAAGTGGTTTGTTTCATGAGTCACATATGAACCTGTCacaaggagaagaaaaaaatggtGCATGAATAATGAACTTACACTAGAAACCAATAATGTCTGACAAAACGAACAAGCAATTTTATCTACAGTTGAATTAATTGTCTTAAAttcatgtgaaaaaaaaaaggataagtgTTTCTATAAGCATATTATGATTTCGCTCCATTTGGTAACTATTTCGCCATAAAATATCATGACTTTGAGAAAGTAGCGACAAAGAAAATATCTCCCCACCATATCACGGTGCTTTTGTGATATGGCAATCTCCAAACAGACATAAGAAATTGTAACATACAAAACAGATCAAAGTGCATCTATAACCCCGGAATTTGTATTTTGTCATCAAGAATAAGACGTGGTGTTAAAAGCTAACAGAATAAAATAAGATCAGGAATGGTGCCATTAAGGAAATTCTAAATCAATCATGTCACTTTGACGGGAAAGGAACCAATCTGGATTATTCTTGAATCCTGTGAAGTTGAAGTGCTTCAACATGAAAATAACGCTAATCCCTCCATTTTCCACTACTATTTCCTACCTCAATAAAAAACATCTAAAAAAAAGGTTGTTTTTCTATTGCAACATCATgtacaaaagaaaaaacaagcttAATAAAAAAAACAGATCATTAACTCCTGgagtttcatttcattttcactCCCCCATGATTCAAATTctacttaaaaagaaaaaaaagtatagagacttaATTACCATAGTTTTGCAACCACTTGCTTTCTAAACCCTGAAACTAGATCTTAAACCAAGCTTTGGCATTGCAAATCCTTTTGATTTTTCCTTGCAAAAGCCAATTCCCGGTGCTTTTTAAGGCCTATCTAGGATGTTCAAAAGTAATAAGCAACCAAATCAATACAAGCTAAAGCTAATGAGATTCCTTCATTTTCATGCGTAAAGTATGTTGAGTTAAGATTCATGAACAAATACATATGACTGTCATTTCGTCTTTGCAGAATTCAAAATACCGAGTGTCCTTAAGGCTGTTCACATGAAAAACTGTGTTCCACCATACTAGAGTGAGTAAAAGAAACAAACAAACACAATTTTCTGTTCCAACCTTGTATTTCAGCCATCCAGACATCAGTATACTATCTGGTTAAAGAGAAACAGGCAGAAAGCGTCTCAAGATAAATTAATCCTAAGGAATACGAGAATATCTACGACATTGACACTGCAAGTTGTATGTATGCCAACTTAATGAGGTAATATTAACACCAAAGGAATATCTGGAGAAACTCATGATTTAATGAGGGAATATGCTGATAAACACCAAAGGAAGGATACTTTCGAGGTGGAATATTAACCCCAAAAATTGAAATCCTGGACTCAGAAACCCAGAGAATCTCAGTCAGATGACCTTATCAAATCAGCAAGAAGATTGGAAAAGTTGCTTAGAAGCTGCACCTAACTAGTATTAGCAGCACTCAATAGTCAATATCAGCCTAGGCGATTCCTAAATCATTCTAATCACAGCATGAACTAAAGCTAAGCATGCAGCAGCATGAGCTGTGATATAGGCTTGATAAAAGTTGTAACAATGAACAGAACTGTTTGCTGAACTCAAAAGTCAGGAAATCTTATGCATAATCTAAACCACTTATTCTCAGATATAATGAAACTTGCAATGCGTCGATTAAATTCAGTTCTTAACCATAAAGATGATTTTAACTGATACAAGAGGAGAAATGCTGGCACATATTGAGGCAGCTTATATGCAACTGTGTGTACACTACTttaataaaagagtaagggaTTCAGAATCGAATTCCTCTCTTATAAACCAAGAGCACTTATATCTAAGTATATTATAATTCGTCTAAAAGATCAGTACTCAAGCTTGTCCAGCTGTGCAATCTTTGAGAACTTTGAATACTAAAGTATTCAAATATTTGTCTCTGTCAGAATCCATTTGCAAGGTATGGTACTCGAGTCCAACATCAGAAGTATGGTGCTCTCTCAAAGTTCTTATCAGTCTCAAAGTTCTTACAAGTCTAATTAACTTCTATCAAACTATGTGCAGTAAAAGAATGTGCGCAAGCAAAGCCAAGCTACTTTGCCAAGTTTAAGGCTCAAGGAAAATAAGAGATATAGCTCCATAAGTCCACTAACCAAAACAGATAGGAGAACCCATCGTATATACAATTGAAAATTTAACCAGCCAGATTATCAAATTGAGCAGCTAATCATTCTAATATAAACATAAAATTTATAGGAGAGAAATGAAAAACACACCATTTTTTGTAATTATTAGTGAAAATATATCAACTAAAAATGGAAACAATTGAATCAAACCACATCTAAAAGTAAATACCTATANNNNNNNNNNNNNNNNNNNNNNNNNNNNNNNNNNNNNNNNNNNNNNNNNNNNNNNNNNNNNNNNNNNNNNNNNNNNNNNNNNNNNNNNNNNNNNNNNNNNNNNNNNNNNNNNNNNNNNNNNNNNNNNNNNNNNNNNNNNNNNNNNNNNNNNNNNNNNNNNNNNNNNNNNNNNNNNNNNNNNNNNNNNNNNNNNNNNNNNNNNNNNNNNNNNNNNNNNNNNNNNNNNNNNNNNNNNNNNNNNNNNNNNNNNNNNNNNNNNNNNNNNNNNNNNNNNNNNNNNNNNNNNNNNNNNNNNNNNNNNNNNNNNNNNNNNNNNNNNNNNNNNNNNNNNNNNNNNNNNNNNNNNNNNNNNNNNNNNNNNNNNNNNNNNNNNNNNNNNNNNNNNNNNNNNNNNNNNNNNNNNNNNNNNNNNNNNNNNNNNNNNNNNNNNNNNNNNNNNNNNNNNNNNNNNNNTATAACAGTACAAGCAGTGGCTTTCCAAATGGACCATTGACAATTTGATATATATCcacacaaaaatcaaagaaagacaACTATTGTGGGGACAAGGAAATAAGAAAAAGACCCCCTACATGTATCATAGAATCACAAAACCACGGCTGGACCTTTGATTTGCAACATAACCATCTTCTCTAATTCAATCCCCATCTCCAACTAAATAAAACTTAAGAGTATGGTCATTAACTCATTAATAATCTACACAATAATTTGCATATCCACGTCCTTTGTGAATACATTTCATTTATTAAGCAGATTCCATCTAACATATCCATTTATGAAATTCACGTAAGAGTTTCCAAGGTATTGGTATCAATTTCGGGGGATCTAAAATACAGAACTCCAGCATTGAATAACTACTTATGCAGCATTTGTCCCAGTATATAAATATAGAGGTTCAAAGAAGTTGATATTGCATACTACCATTTTCTCCTCCAAACGACAAAGATGAAAAAATATCATCTTCACTGCGGTATACTGAGTACAATCAAAGAATTGGGCTTGCAAAACAGAATACTGCTGAAATGCCTGTCACCACATTACATAAGTTCTGGCGGGTCATCAACACCTATTAAACTAGGAGGGATCACTTGTATTCAAACTGCACATAACTCGGAACCATTTTTCCCAAGTAGGACCACAAGGTACTCTCACACTTATAAGTTTGGCAATTTGAACTGCTCATAACTCCTCAATGACTACTAGGGAACAAGGGTTATACAGTCTTCTAGCAAGAGTTGTCTCTCTATGATTTGAACTCACCTCTTCCTCCTAGGTGGTCCAGGTTAATTGCCACTTGCCACCTTAACCAACTCTGTTGAGAAGTTTATCACATATGTAAGATAATGTACACATGACAAGCTAATGTGCAACTACTACATGAAGAAAGGATCTTCTCCTACTATCCAACTCAGGCATTTTCCCcctggaggagagaaagatactGAAACCAAAATGCACCCCAAACAAAAACTACGTTTCCAACATATAACTAGTACGTTGCTACCATTAACTAAAGCAGAAGCATTAGCAGCAGCAATTCAATTTACAATAACCTTAAGCTTGGATCTAAACATTTCCTCTAGAAGAGAAAGTAGCAAAAACAAGGGTGCACAACAACAAATCTAAGCAAAACCCCAACTTGTGAACAAAAGCCATACCGAAATTGCGACCAACTATGCAATGCCAAGTGGGTCCATGCCTCTTATCGAACTCCTTCTTTATCTGCTCTGCAACATCTTTCTCCACATTGTACTTCTCAAAcgcctgaagaagaagaagatccatcatcatcatccattCACAAAAAGTTCAAGACTTTACCACACAGCATGATAAAAATAACAAAACCCAGAAACAGAATCCAAAACAACacacaaaaaaacaaaaaccccaaataaaaaatttgaagagagagaaaaaaagaggaACTAACGTTGACGGCGATATCAACAGCCTCCTTTTGCATGTCGGGCAACATATCTGCACTCTTGATGATGACCTTTTTGGGTGGCGGCGCCGGCGCCGGAAGCGCTGGGGGCGAGGGCTTCCGGTCGTCGGGAATAGGTCTCTGCATAAGAGCTCCAGTAATGTTCTTCTTGGCGTCTTCACtgctcatttttttttctttttttttttcccaataaaacaacaaaaattCTTCCCCCTCTCTCTTAAGGCTTTGGATTGGGAATGTTTTGTTGTGATAGATTTTAGGTGGGAAGTGAGGGAAGATTGAAAGCGATAAGCCCGCTGCCCGCGTGTGTTGTGTTGtgtagagaagagaaagagaagcttcaagagagagagagaaagagtttaAACTAAACTAATAagcaaaaaggaaaaaggaaaaggtgAGAAATGGAGgaagaataataaaaaggggGAATTGCAAGACCATATATGTTGAGGAATTATGCCAAATCTGGGTACAGCTCTATGCTACTTGCCACAACCCATAATGCACTCGAATATAATCCAaggtaattttaaaataaatagacaaaatTATACATGAATAATTAACTATTAAGGATCAGTTtagattgatttttgaaaaatctacttattttttcattttttttaaaaaaatattttgtaacatacaaaaattattttacatttagatagacttttaaaaaaattaagtattaaaaacgtcttttatttttgttttttttttaaagcaaGTATTGCTAGTTTTTAGGAAAcgcaaataatttatttttttttaataaaggtATTTTTTAAAAGACTTATCTAAATAAGTTTTAAATTGAATAAAAGGATTTTATTAAAGAAAGCActtttttcacaaaaaaaaaatccaaactaGCACTAAATCCCGAAAGATTTGTACAATGACAAAAAGAACTCTAAAAAATGTTAATGATAATATAGtctttaaaagattttaaaaattaacaaaaattaccAGATATCAATTGCTCCTATTTTCATTAACAAAAAATGCAGAAGTGATGAGAGAAGGAGAAAGCGGGGGCGAGCGGTTGAGGGTGAAACACGGTGAGGAAGATGGCCATGCCATCagaagagataagggggagagcgTGGGTGGGTGTGTATCCGGTGTTAAGGAGGGTTCTTCTCGAGAGGGGTTAGGAAAGCCATCCAAGGTCTCTTTTAGAGATAAAGTCATTGGTGCAGAAAAGTCTAAAGCCTTTGCATTAGTAGGGTCTTTATCTGGGGATGGTATCGCGACGGTGACAGGTAAGCAGGGTGATTCTCGTCCACCAAGTGTCAGTTTTACCAAGGAGGCAAAGAGCTGTCTAGCTGAACCTTATAAGGAAGCCATCGTGATCAAGGTGTTGGATAAGTATTATGGCTACACGGCTCTCATGCATAAGTTTCGGATAGTATGGCGCATCAAAGGAGGGTTTGATTTGTTGGATGTGGGATTTGGatattttttggttaaatttgatATTGCTGGGGATCGTGAGAAAGTCATTCTTAGTGGCCCGTGGTTGATAGACAGTCACTATGTTGCAGTAAAGCCATGGGATGTGGATTTTAGGCCATGCGAAAAATTCTTTGGATCAACGCTGGTATGGATTCGAGTCTCGGGACTTCCAATTTGGTGCTACCAGGAACAAGCAATGCTGCGAATTGCTTCTGCAATTGGAATTCCGGTGAAAGTAGATTTGGCTACTAAGCTCGCAGAAAGAGGAAAATATGCCCGAGCTTGTATTCAAATTAATCTTGAGTTGCCTGTAATCAAACATATTATAGTGGAGGGTGTGACTTATGAAGTGGAGTACGAGAGTTTACAGTTGATTTGTGCTACTTGTGCACGGTATGGGCATGATAAATCGTTGTGCATGGAGAAGGAGTCCTTGGAAGGAAACATAAATTCCTTTGGTGATGGAAAAAATAATGAAGCCCCAACACTAGTGCCACTCATCAAAGAGCAGACATGTTTGCTACTTCATTAGGGGATAGTGGTTTGTTTGATCTGAAGACTATCGGGAGGCAGTTTTCTTGGTACAGGAGGGTGAAAAATTATGTTGACATGGCAAAAAAGTTTGATCGAGTCTGTATAAATAGTAGTTGGTTATCTATCTTTCCAGAGGCTTATGcagaagttttaaataggcttcagTCTGATCATTGCCCTATTCTGGTGCGTTGT is a window encoding:
- the LOC107639036 gene encoding dynein light chain 2, cytoplasmic, which gives rise to MSSEDAKKNITGALMQRPIPDDRKPSPPALPAPAPPPKKVIIKSADMLPDMQKEAVDIAVNAFEKYNVEKDVAEQIKKEFDKRHGPTWHCIVGRNFGSYVTHETNHFLYFYLDQKAVLLFKSG